The genome window ACACGGAAAATTTCCATGCAAAACTTTAGGGAATAAGatagaattaatataatctCAGGAATCTCAGAAACCCgaggagtgaagaaaaaaaactgagatACGTTTGGAATTCTACGCTCCAAGATAATTCCTTCGGCAAATTCAATGGTAAATAGTTTTAACATATAATAGTTATCTTATgcctaagggtgataattttggtaagaatacaaaagtgtgcgaggagaagagaagaaatacttatggcatcattgattaaataatatacatcttctatcaaacatgaacgttatcattcccgcctttattattcaatattaatataataatattagatggggatagtcgatagagaactgaataaaatgttaaaaataacgtcgccttctgtctggatttctgaaaatggaggcctaggaatttggaaaatacttgccggatgagaaacagatggtttgtcggatttgtcgatataaatgtgccttagtaccctgtctagaattacacgccactcattatcctcatctcataataaGGGTatcgatattcatctataaaatcaatttaacacgatgaatacatcaagtcagactttaactctgatctcacaacgatgcttattgcatgtaatataaccttatccattgataatcatctacgttcaaaaaatttatggagaaatacaagggtaaacatatcccttcccgagaaaccatcattaaattaatggaggatgttgttactgatgtcataatatagaaatacatgtaaaaatgttttgagtcatccacaccaaatgacgatcaagttatcagtaaaaagtatttacgaatatcgaaatggaactctgaattttgtactatctcagagtaagtattcaatttttttttaaatctaaccataaaatatgattctattttagctaaacatatcaagaattatgatacacaactcagtaaagggcaaaaacaactgcttaaatggtcacaacaacgggggtagtagttttggatggtttgcaactagtttgtctgagactacttacttcgctttaagacttgggtatgataattaggttttccaatattacatagttaataaatattacttttttatcacttaaggcttagctatggttgatgggctccaagaagtggtgttcagaaaactcataaaagacaaaacaactgtttaaatggtcacaacaacgaacaacaacgagggtagttacattgggtgttgcattataattaacaattgtgtatatccttcatgataatagtatgttgttatataagcatacctaaataacgggggaaaatctttttgatgctcttaatagggagtaatatcgccggacattactacataattagcttttgctctaaatctttacgatgaatttatttctaacatttttttattagtatatttattgtttaattttatgattttgacatttactttattattaataattagttcgatctcatcggtagagatatatctatcttgtgcacaattgtatatagcaacttccacatgaagaagaggggtaattatctttttgattaaactccacgtctcgcttgtgtattgcaacctaaagttatgacatatttaacggaattccgatgttagaacatgaaaaaattatctggataaatctattatttcaatattctgtatttataatttattattattaatagttatatgattttaattgtctaattatgtatatttaacttaaatgtttaatggtttgttttttagtatgtagattatatttaattaaagccttcttttttaaactttgagcttcaaatatatttcaaatactctactttgttgtttcattagctattattctgagaataaggttaataatgaattacaatttcatggagtgtgacgttttcaaatctactgtaacggataaaaaacgtcgaagtcaattatacgtagtatatcttcattaaacattttgctaataaatacattcgttataccctcaaaaatcataataaagcaggtagatgataatcacatcagtattttaaacaatgataccatatgtcttttttccccccctcctccttgcacgcgtttttctctacaataataTCAACTATACTTATGCCTTCCCTTACGAACACACACTCCACTGAGTTGCACGCACTCTCCTTTTCAATCAGTtaaggagtaattcatttttttgacaaactgcTCAAACTGGTctcctttaaaatttttttataagatacggtaaaataatttatttgggaagaaaaggaaattttacaaaataagcgaccatattttaaaaaaaaacttcaaaatttgtttgttgAACTCCAGAGGTACCTGCGTTCCAAAAAGCGTCAtcctgttttattttatttttaaatatgtatggaAGATTTAAGTCATTCGGACTTAAGTAATTCCtgtttaagaattattcttataaaaaaataatgttaaatttttttgaaaatcagtttttatacaGTTGTAGTGGTTCAAGGTTCTAGTCACACATAataagtcttatttttataaactatctttataaatattgtactgTTCAATGTATTTCTCCTAATATAcctacaataattataaatataaagctattttagtactaatatttattgaagtatgacaatgttttatttcattttagaaaaaaaagtgagcGTCCGTTAACTGTTAtgtaagatatatattaattgattgtAACTAATAAATAAGTTTCTCGTTATTTCcgcttcaaaaaaatacatctattatacatttatactaAAACTTAATGGAACTTGAATCagttttgtaaatttaacaAGAAGtgtacaaaatgaataaaatatttaaaaatattgacattaaaGCCACTAAACTATtgttaatttactttataaatgcATTCATACTTATTAGTTTcatcatttcaatttattctttatcattaatgtataAGCAAAATGTAACATTAATTGAAGAGCTATCAGATTTTGACGAACGAATTTCAACACTAGAGTggaaaaattctattaaattaaagaaaagatcTCCAGAAGATAATTGTCTTTGTCCACCTGGACCAAAAGGAACTccaggaaaaaaaggaaaaagaggtAAAACAGGAGCTTCTGGATTACCTGGGAAAAATGGATTTCCGGTAATGACTACTTTTAATGTAAAATGATAAGTTTTATGTCTtactattattacatataaacattgaatattacttGTTACTTcgttatcaatatatttattctattaatgtTCTAAAtaactgaatataaaataatttatagggTCCTTTTGGAATCGATGGACCTAAAGGAGAAAaggttagtttttttaaaaatattttgtaaaagctTAATTTCTTCAGTGTGatgcaaaatatatagaaagatggtttttcataaaatatcaatatttttgtattaattcaatatttataaatattattcaggGCAATACAGGATTCCCAGGACCAAAGGGAGAAATGGGTAGTCCAGGTTATAAGatcatagataaaaaaaaggcaagatattattatttaagtgcTGATTTGTTActatttcttttcctttttagtTGTTGAGCTTAGGTTTCAGTATTGATTCCAATCAAGTACTTATGTTAAaggtattaaaattaatcataaaatatactcAATAAGGTATTGACTTTAAAAGGGAGAACCAGGGTTAATTGGAAAACCTGGTCCAAAAGGCCCTCAGGGAGAGCCTGGGTTGCCAGGTTATGATGGAATACAAGGTAGACCTGGGGAGCCtggaaaaaaaggagaaataggGAAAGCAGGGATGAAAGGAAATAACGGTTACGTTTTATCTGTCGGAGGAGGAGATTTCCCTTCAGCTATTATCGAAGGTCCACCGGGGGCCCCGGGACCAAagggtaaaaatataaaataaaaagtgtctcttttagaatttaaatttaataggaTCTCCAGGAGTTAATGGTAATGATGGTAAACCGGGAAAACTTGGTATTCCTGGAAAAAACGGTATTCCCGGATCTCCTGGAAAACGTGGTAAAAGAGGAAGAGATGGCCCTCCtggaaaaggagaaaaagtatacacaaaatatctttctttctcaaatattcggtcactatttaaaaaaaatcactctagGTTTAATATCACTTCTTAAATTTTCTGAATTggttgaatacatatttaaatattatttacatcatGAATCTTTGTAGGCCAATGAACTTTAGAAAGAAATAGTATAGGGACTGTAAATAGTAAATTAcctgttttctttttataagaaaacttaaaatagtaaaagatacttgtataattaaaaaaatcacgttATAAATATCTAGATATGTCATAGTACTACTCCTTAAggaacaaaatattaaagagcATGTCAGTAAAGACTGAAATAAGATTAAGATACATGTGTATTAGTAAATCAAAACAAtgattactaaaataaaataaaaaataaaaaaactctatgttacatatttcaaatgttagatttgattatatttatgaagcGCAGAGCTTGTCAATACATAACACCAtaccaaggattttttttttcaaatgtcagTTACATTTGTAACTTCATTTTAATAGTTCAAAGTACCAATAATTTTATGCATAGttgactcaaatgactcaaatCTTGCTAAACCATCTGAACAAGAAATATACGATTTTGgttctacattttttatcatactcACAATTCTACTgcgttttttttatattcacaaactatattacttttaaacttATTCAGGGGAATTTTTAATCAGACTTTAACCAATTCAaactatcaaatttttaaatacatccaTAGAAACATTATGTTTGACTAAATTATGTTGCTTTGAGCtccctaaaaatgtaaaattgataaaaattttgttcccaacattttatctaaaatattgtatattaaaattataattttaatttcacatAAACATGCCATGTGGAAAATTCTACAACAACATTTTTCAATCAATCATCATAGGCTAAGTCTGTCTCAACCTTGAACTTATATTCACTCTAGTCGGTGAAAAATTTTCTACGGATAGATTATTCAGTTTGGTCACTTCCAAGGCCATCTCCATTTACAGCAGCAATATAGTTGGATATTTAGGGTCACCTATAGAACAGTTACAAAGTACTA of Lepeophtheirus salmonis chromosome 12, UVic_Lsal_1.4, whole genome shotgun sequence contains these proteins:
- the LOC121127114 gene encoding uncharacterized protein isoform X2, with protein sequence MNKIFKNIDIKATKLLLIYFINAFILISFIISIYSLSLMYKQNVTLIEELSDFDERISTLEWKNSIKLKKRSPEDNCLCPPGPKGTPGKKGKRGKTGASGLPGKNGFPGPFGIDGPKGEKGNTGFPGPKGEMGSPGYKIIDKKKLLSLGFSIDSNQVLMLKGEPGLIGKPGPKGPQGEPGLPGYDGIQGRPGEPGKKGEIGKAGMKGNNGYVLSVGGGDFPSAIIEGPPGAPGPKGVNGNDGKPGKLGIPGKNGIPGSPGKRGKRGRDGPPGKGEKGYPGQAAMKGNPGDPGKTGIPGLPGSKGQKGDNGESGKNGERGKRGKKGEKGELGSSGPPGLDAPCPLGPDGLPMPGCGWGGGIEGQNTDFLFKSTSQLSVDEHTISSHSQYKPASLNTLETNNKNYGSPSYYAPSSSYDKWHDYDDDLKDVKDKNWNPWNTYDDDSNQWGSQTDWIQNPYKDTTPNFDDMNINSI
- the LOC121127114 gene encoding uncharacterized protein isoform X1, encoding MNKIFKNIDIKATKLLLIYFINAFILISFIISIYSLSLMYKQNVTLIEELSDFDERISTLEWKNSIKLKKRSPEDNCLCPPGPKGTPGKKGKRGKTGASGLPGKNGFPGPFGIDGPKGEKGNTGFPGPKGEMGSPGYKIIDKKKLLSLGFSIDSNQVLMLKGEPGLIGKPGPKGPQGEPGLPGYDGIQGRPGEPGKKGEIGKAGMKGNNGYVLSVGGGDFPSAIIEGPPGAPGPKGSPGVNGNDGKPGKLGIPGKNGIPGSPGKRGKRGRDGPPGKGEKGYPGQAAMKGNPGDPGKTGIPGLPGSKGQKGDNGESGKNGERGKRGKKGEKGELGSSGPPGLDAPCPLGPDGLPMPGCGWGGGIEGQNTDFLFKSTSQLSVDEHTISSHSQYKPASLNTLETNNKNYGSPSYYAPSSSYDKWHDYDDDLKDVKDKNWNPWNTYDDDSNQWGSQTDWIQNPYKDTTPNFDDMNINSI